The following are encoded together in the Nocardioides sp. Arc9.136 genome:
- a CDS encoding response regulator transcription factor, which translates to MARILIVEDEARIASFLAKGLRADGHQATVVDDGRAGLDEALSGAHDLMVLDLGLPGMDGQEVLELLRAQGSRMPVVVLTARDSVTDTVTALEGGADDYMPKPFRFAELQARIRLRLRQAQEQAGPGAAARDSVEAGGVRLDLRTRRATVAGAELDLSAREFALAEIFMLNAGQVLSREQLLDHVWGFDFDPGSNVVDVYVGYLRRKLGAATIVTVRGMGYRFER; encoded by the coding sequence GTGGCCCGCATCCTGATCGTGGAGGACGAGGCCCGCATCGCGTCGTTCCTCGCCAAGGGCCTGCGGGCCGACGGCCACCAGGCCACCGTCGTCGACGACGGGCGCGCCGGGCTCGACGAGGCGCTGTCGGGCGCCCACGACCTGATGGTGCTCGACCTCGGCCTGCCCGGGATGGACGGCCAGGAGGTCCTCGAGCTGCTGCGCGCCCAGGGCTCCCGGATGCCGGTCGTCGTGCTCACCGCGCGGGACTCGGTGACCGACACCGTCACCGCGCTCGAGGGCGGTGCGGACGACTACATGCCCAAGCCGTTCCGCTTCGCCGAGCTGCAGGCCCGGATCCGGCTGCGGCTGCGCCAGGCCCAGGAGCAGGCCGGCCCGGGCGCGGCGGCGCGGGACTCGGTCGAGGCCGGTGGCGTGCGCCTCGACCTGCGCACCCGTCGCGCGACGGTCGCCGGCGCGGAGCTCGACCTCTCGGCCCGCGAGTTCGCGCTGGCCGAGATCTTCATGCTCAATGCGGGCCAGGTGCTCTCCCGCGAGCAGCTGCTCGACCACGTGTGGGGCTTCGACTTCGACCCCGGCTCCAACGTCGTCGACGTGTACGTCGGCTACCTGCGCCGCAAGCTCGGCGCCGCGACGATCGTCACGGTCCGCGGCATGGGGTACCGCTTCGAGCGCTGA
- a CDS encoding SDR family oxidoreductase produces the protein MSSEDLGAEHGAHTQPDTEGEQLPPPGSEDSVTRQMGQEPDHGEESYRGSGRLQDKVAVITGGDSGIGRAVAIAYAREGADVVLAYLEEEDEDGRETARLVEEAGRRAITVPGDLTSEDACRELIDTTVRELGRVDVLVNNAAYQMSQPGGIADITTEQLDRVMKTNLYAMFWLCKMALPHMREGSSIINTSSVQASSPSVPLLDYATTKAGIANFTRGLAAQLGEQGIRVNSVAPGPIWTPLIPATMPEEKVETFGQQTPLGRAGQPAELAPAYVFLASADASYITGEVIAVTGGQPVTV, from the coding sequence GTGAGCAGCGAGGACCTCGGCGCCGAGCACGGCGCTCACACCCAGCCCGACACCGAGGGCGAGCAGCTGCCGCCGCCCGGGTCGGAGGACTCGGTCACCCGGCAGATGGGCCAGGAGCCCGACCACGGCGAGGAGAGCTACCGCGGGAGCGGCCGGCTCCAGGACAAGGTCGCGGTCATCACCGGCGGCGACTCCGGCATCGGCCGCGCGGTGGCCATCGCCTACGCCCGCGAGGGCGCCGACGTCGTGCTGGCCTACCTCGAGGAGGAGGACGAGGACGGCCGGGAGACGGCCCGTCTCGTGGAGGAGGCGGGGCGGCGCGCGATCACCGTCCCGGGTGACCTCACCTCCGAGGACGCGTGCCGGGAGCTGATCGACACCACCGTGCGCGAGCTCGGCCGGGTCGACGTGCTGGTCAACAACGCGGCGTACCAGATGTCCCAGCCGGGCGGGATCGCCGACATCACCACCGAGCAGCTCGACCGGGTGATGAAGACGAACCTCTACGCGATGTTCTGGCTGTGCAAGATGGCGCTGCCGCACATGCGCGAGGGGTCCTCCATCATCAACACCTCCTCGGTGCAGGCCTCCTCGCCGTCCGTGCCGCTGCTCGACTACGCGACCACGAAGGCCGGCATCGCCAACTTCACGCGCGGCCTGGCCGCGCAGCTCGGCGAGCAGGGCATCCGGGTCAACTCCGTGGCGCCCGGTCCGATCTGGACGCCGTTGATCCCGGCCACCATGCCGGAGGAGAAGGTCGAGACGTTCGGCCAGCAGACGCCGCTCGGGCGGGCGGGCCAGCCGGCGGAGCTCGCGCCGGCGTACGTCTTCCTGGCGTCCGCGGACGCCAGCTACATCACCGGCGAGGTCATCGCCGTGACCGGTGGGCAGCCCGTCACCGTGTGA
- a CDS encoding Vms1/Ankzf1 family peptidyl-tRNA hydrolase — protein sequence MDTTDFSKLKQAAGPFATAFVDVSRGTENGEHEHELRVRAAGDQLREQGADDAVVETVVRVLSEPGDRPAPVGRLVVANADGVVLEEVASVQVDQPVATWGPLPDLAAWIEHRDSTVSFVLAVVDHTGGDVAVHVSDVPTALEEQSIEVDDQRADDINKVSVGGWAQKHYELRAENAWRDSAEEVVEAVTSHIRAGHRLVLLAGDPTSKGMVRDKLAGTAAEVVELGTGQRAEDGGDEALQQAIRDALMEQVVQRRLGVVHELRERLGRGESVATGIDDVADAFVRGQVDTLLLDPTAAAEHELDPSRHEGLSLGDGVPQQPLRADQALVAAAVLTDAAVAVSPHQAMAGEPVAALLRWDQPSVGTQEAGS from the coding sequence ATGGACACCACCGACTTCAGCAAGCTCAAGCAGGCGGCCGGTCCCTTCGCCACCGCCTTCGTCGACGTCAGCCGCGGCACCGAGAACGGTGAGCACGAGCACGAGCTCCGGGTGCGCGCGGCGGGCGACCAGCTGCGCGAGCAGGGCGCCGACGACGCGGTCGTCGAGACCGTCGTCCGCGTCCTCTCCGAGCCCGGCGACCGGCCCGCGCCGGTCGGGCGGCTGGTGGTCGCGAACGCCGACGGCGTGGTGCTCGAGGAGGTCGCCTCGGTCCAGGTCGACCAGCCGGTCGCGACGTGGGGACCGCTCCCCGACCTCGCCGCCTGGATCGAGCACCGCGACAGCACCGTCTCGTTCGTGCTGGCGGTCGTGGACCACACCGGCGGCGACGTCGCGGTGCACGTCTCGGACGTGCCGACCGCACTGGAGGAGCAGAGCATCGAGGTCGACGACCAGCGCGCCGACGACATCAACAAGGTCTCCGTGGGCGGCTGGGCGCAGAAGCACTACGAGCTGCGGGCCGAGAACGCCTGGCGCGACAGCGCCGAGGAGGTCGTCGAGGCGGTCACCTCCCACATCCGCGCCGGCCACCGGCTCGTGCTGCTCGCCGGCGACCCGACGTCGAAGGGGATGGTCCGCGACAAGCTCGCCGGGACCGCGGCCGAGGTGGTCGAGCTCGGCACCGGCCAGCGCGCCGAGGACGGCGGCGACGAGGCGCTGCAGCAGGCCATCCGCGACGCGCTCATGGAGCAGGTCGTCCAGCGCCGCCTGGGCGTCGTCCACGAGCTCCGCGAGCGCCTCGGCCGCGGCGAGTCGGTGGCGACCGGGATCGACGACGTCGCCGACGCCTTCGTCCGCGGGCAGGTCGACACCCTCCTGCTCGACCCGACCGCGGCCGCCGAGCACGAGCTCGACCCCTCCCGGCACGAGGGCCTCAGCCTCGGCGACGGCGTGCCCCAGCAGCCGCTGCGCGCCGACCAGGCCCTCGTCGCCGCCGCCGTCCTCACCGACGCCGCGGTCGCGGTCAGCCCGCACCAGGCGATGGCCGGTGAGCCGGTCGCCGCGCTCCTGCGCTGGGACCAGCCCAGCGTCGGGACCCAGGAGGCCGGGTCGTGA
- a CDS encoding cell wall metabolism sensor histidine kinase WalK — MRARITATVAVLVLVALSAAGAIVYVVESQRVQAQTVDEVEQELDEFAKLRGDGIDPTTGQPFATIRALLDLFLSRNVPDDDEVLIGWVGDGPVVRFPGDDPLYRDPDFLAAVRPLVTAGGSTRVDTAQGRVLVAAQPVRQDDRRGALLVVVYLDEDRAELLDTMRTYVVVAGLLTFLVVAAAAWQSGRLLAPLRVLRETADELRETDLSRRIPESGNDDITALTRTLNGMLDRLETAFADQRRFLDDAGHELRTPLTVLRGHLELLDVHDPVDVAETRALLLDEIDRMARLVGDLILLAKSDRPDFVMPTEVPLGELTEDVLAKVRGLGDRDWRLDGTADVVARVDGQRLTQALLQLADNAVKHTGPGDVVGIGSSYDAGRVLLWVRDTGPGVPEADRRTVFERFGRSRVPAGDEGFGLGLSIVRAIVAAHGGTVTVEDASPTPPHGARFLVSLPRSVVVEEVPWPAS, encoded by the coding sequence GTGCGTGCCCGGATCACCGCCACCGTGGCCGTGCTGGTGCTGGTGGCGCTCAGCGCCGCCGGGGCGATCGTGTACGTCGTGGAGTCCCAGCGGGTGCAGGCGCAGACCGTGGACGAGGTGGAGCAGGAGCTCGACGAGTTCGCCAAGCTGCGCGGGGACGGCATCGACCCCACGACCGGGCAGCCCTTCGCGACCATCCGGGCGCTGCTCGACCTGTTCCTCTCGCGCAACGTCCCGGACGACGACGAGGTGCTCATCGGCTGGGTCGGGGACGGACCGGTGGTGCGGTTCCCCGGCGACGACCCGCTCTACCGGGACCCGGACTTCCTCGCCGCGGTGCGCCCCCTGGTCACCGCCGGCGGCTCGACCCGCGTCGACACCGCCCAGGGCCGCGTGCTGGTCGCCGCGCAACCGGTCCGCCAGGACGACCGGCGGGGCGCGCTGCTCGTGGTCGTCTACCTCGACGAGGACCGCGCCGAGCTGCTCGACACGATGCGGACCTACGTCGTGGTCGCAGGCCTGCTGACGTTCCTCGTCGTGGCGGCGGCCGCGTGGCAGTCCGGGCGCCTGCTGGCGCCGCTGCGCGTCCTGCGGGAGACCGCGGACGAGCTCCGCGAGACCGACCTGTCACGCCGGATCCCCGAGTCGGGCAACGACGACATCACCGCGCTCACGCGCACGCTCAACGGCATGCTCGACCGGCTGGAGACGGCCTTCGCCGACCAGCGCCGGTTCCTCGACGACGCCGGTCACGAGCTGCGCACGCCGCTCACCGTGCTGCGCGGCCACCTCGAGCTGCTCGACGTCCACGACCCGGTCGACGTCGCCGAGACCCGCGCGCTGCTCCTCGACGAGATCGACCGGATGGCCCGCCTGGTCGGCGACCTGATCCTGCTGGCCAAGTCCGACCGTCCCGACTTCGTCATGCCCACCGAGGTCCCGCTCGGCGAGCTCACCGAGGACGTGCTCGCCAAGGTGCGCGGTCTCGGCGACCGCGACTGGCGGCTCGACGGCACGGCCGACGTCGTCGCGCGCGTCGACGGCCAACGGCTCACCCAGGCCCTCCTCCAGCTCGCCGACAACGCCGTCAAGCACACCGGACCCGGGGACGTCGTCGGCATCGGCTCGTCGTACGACGCCGGGCGGGTGCTGCTGTGGGTGCGGGACACGGGCCCCGGCGTCCCGGAGGCGGACCGCCGGACGGTCTTCGAGCGGTTCGGCCGCAGCCGGGTGCCTGCGGGCGACGAGGGGTTCGGCCTCGGGCTCTCCATCGTCCGGGCGATCGTCGCCGCCCACGGCGGGACCGTCACCGTGGAGGACGCCAGCCCGACGCCCCCGCACGGCGCCCGCTTCCTGGTCTCGCTCCCCCGGTCCGTCGTCGTCGAGGAGGTCCCGTGGCCCGCATCCTGA